A genomic window from Carassius carassius chromosome 29, fCarCar2.1, whole genome shotgun sequence includes:
- the wnt8a gene encoding protein Wnt-8a ORF1 isoform X2: protein MDPCQLFALLVMSMCCHILSTTAWSVNNFLMTGPKAYLTYTSSVQAGAQSGIEECKHQFTWDRWNCPESALQLSTHNGLRSATRETAFVHAISAAGVMYTLTKNCSMGDFDNCGCDDSKIGKMGGRGWVWGGCSDNVDFGERIAKKFVDALESGHDSRAAVNLHNNEAGRLAVKATLKRTCKCHGVSGSCSIQTCWMQLADFRDIGNYLKIKHDQAQKLEMDKIRIRAGNSADNRGAIADTFSSVARTELIYMEDSPDYCVKNLSLGLHGTEGRECLQSGKNLSQWEKRSCRRLCHECGLKVEERRIETVSSCNCKFHWCCTVKCETCTQTVAKYFCAKRHKRRRPHNNSRRRQHARNR from the exons GCTTACCTTACATACACCAGCAGTGTGCAGGCTGGGGCTCAGAGTGGTATTGAAGAGTGTAAACATCAGTTCACATGGGACAGGTGGAACTGTCCGGAAAGCGCACTGCAGTTATCTACACATAACGGTCTGCGAAGTG ccACCAGAGAGACCGCTTTTGTGCATGCCATAAGTGCTGCTGGAGTTATGTACACATTGACAAAGAACTGTAGCATGGGGGACTTCGATAACTGTGGCTGTGACGACTCCAAGATAGGAAAAATGG GTGGTCGTGGTTGGGTTTGGGGAGGCTGCAGTGACAATGTTGACTTTGGAGAAAGAATTGCTAAAAAATTTGTGGACGCGCTGGAAAGTGGTCACGACTCTCGCGCTGCAGTCAACCTGCACAACAACGAAGCTGGTCGACTT GCTGTCAAAGCAACTCTCAAAAGGACCTGCAAGTGTCATGGTGTATCTGGAAGCTGCAGTATTCAGACATGTTGGATGCAGCTGGCTGACTTCAGAGATATCGGTAACTATCTGAAAATCAAACACGATCAAGCACAGAAGCTGGAGATGGACAAAATTCGGATAAGGGCTGGTAACAGCGCAGACAATCGCGGCGCAATCGCTGATACGTTCAGCAGCGTTGCGCGCACAGAACTCATTTATATGGAAGATTCTCCAGACTACTGCGTGAAAAACCTCAGCCTGGGACTCCATGGAACAGAAGGTAGGGAATGCCTACAAAGCGGAAAGAATCTTTCTCAGTGGGAGAAGAGAAGCTGCAGGCGGCTCTGCCATGAATGTGGTCTGAAAGTTGAAGAGAGGAGGATAGAGACCGTGAGCAGCTGTAATTGTAAATTCCACTGGTGTTGCACAGTCAAATGCGAAACATGCACTCAGACTGTGGCCAAGTATTTTTGCGCAAAAAGGCACAAAAGACGTCGGCCGCACAACAATTCAAGAAGAAGACAGCATGCGCGTAATAGATAA